CCGCCGCGGCGAGGTGGATGGAGCTGCAGAGCTGGTTGACGATCTTGGTCGCCTGGCCGTCGCCCGGCTGCGGTCCCACCGGGGCGACGGCGCCGAGGACACCGAGGACGTCGGCGACCTCGGCGAGGACGCCGCCGTCGCCCCCGACGAGGAACCGGAGGCTCCCGCTGTCGGCACCGTGGACCCCGCCCAGGACGGGTGCGTCCAGCACCCGAGCCCCGGCCTCCTCGAGGACCGCGGCGGCCGCGCGCGCCGCCTGCGGTCCGACCGTCGCGCACAGCACCCAGACCTCACCCGCCACGTCCCGGGCGCCGATCGCGGACGCGACGCAGTCGAGCAGCTGGGTCCCGTTCTCCACGAGCACCAGCACCAGGTCGCACCGCGGCGCGGCGGCGACGTCGGCGAAGCCCTGGATGCCCAGCCCGGCCGCCCGGGAGCGGGCCTCGGGGCTCGGGTCCACCGCGACGACCGCGTGGCCGTGGCTGCTGAGCCGGCCCGCCATGGGCGTGCCCATCGCCCCGAACCCGATGACCGCGACCGAGCGCGGCTGACGGCTGAGCATCGCTGACCTCCTCCGGGCGGCGGATCCCTGTGCCCACCACCCGAGGACGAGTCAATGACCGCTACGGATCAATGTCCAAGACCCAGATCCGATGCGGTGATGCCGAACGGCGATAGCTCTGTCGTGGGCAGCACCGACTCGCTCGTGGCCAGCACGCGACCGAGCGCCGGGGCGTCGTCGTCGGCGCGCCAGGCGAGGGCCGTGAACATGTGGCGCGGCTCGACGTCGTCGATCGCCTTGTAGACGATGCCCGTGCTCTGCACCGACCGCATCGAGCTGAGCGTGATGGTCACGCCCGCCCCTCCGGCGACCAGCGCCATGACGGTGCCAGGGTCGGGCGCCGTCTGGGCGAAGCGGGGGGCGAAGCCCGCCGCGAGGCACATGCTGGTGACCGTGGCCCGCATGACCGACCGGGCGAACGGCATGCCGACGAAGCTCTCGTGCTGCAGGTCCCGCATCCGGAGGGACTCCCGGGTGGCGAGACGGTGGTCCTGGGGCAGGGCGCAGAGGACCTGCTCGGCCTCGACCACGCGGAAGGCCAGGCCGGGCCCGGTGACCGGGGCTCGGACGAAGGCGAGGTCGAGGTCGCCGGCGCGCAGCAGGTCGAGCGCGGTGTCGACGTAGACCTGCGACTGGAGCCGCAGCTCGATCCCCGGGTGCTCCCGCCGGACGGCGTTGGTGAGCAGGGACAGCGCCTGCTGGCTCGCGGCGCCGAGGAAGCCGAGCCGCACGTACCCTTCCTCGCCCGCGACGATCGAGGCCGCGGTGTCCTTGAGGTCGGCGGCCTGCCGCAGCACCTGCCGCGCGTGGACGACCAGCCGGCGTCCGGCGTCGGTCAGGGTCACGCTCCGCGTGCTGCGGTCGAACAGCTGGAGCCCCAGCTCCCGCTCCAGCTGTCCGATCCGACTGCTCAGGGAGGGCTGCGCCACGAACAGGCGCGCGGCGGCCCGCCCGAAGTGCAGCTCGTCGGCGACGGCGTCGAACGCCTCGAGGTCGCGCAGCTCCACGTCGCCACCACCTCGACTACCGGTCGGTCCAGACCGGGGGACGCTTCTCGTTGAAGGCGCGGATCCCCTCCGCACCGTCCGGGGACGATAGCGCAGGCTCCGCCACGGCGAGCTGCGCATCGAAGGCCTGGTGCTCCGGCACGCTGTCGTAGCTCGCGCGGATGATCTCCTTCGTCGCCCGCACCGCACTGGGGCCGTTGGCCGCCAGCACCTCGCCGAGCGCGATCGCGGCGGCCCGCGCCTCACCCGTGGGTACGACGCGGCTGACGATCCCCCAGCGGGCCAGCTCCTCGGCGGTGCGGTGCTCGCCGGTCAGCGCCATCTCCATCGCCACGTGGTAGGGCATCCGCCGGGGCAGCCGCACGAGGCCTCCCCCGATGGCGACGAGGTTCCGTGCAACCTCGGGCAACCCGAAGCGTGCCCCCTCGCCGGCGACGATGAGGTCGCACGACAGGGCCAGCTCGAAGCCGCCGGCCAGCACCCACCCCTCGACCGCCGCGATGACCGGCTTGCCGATCGTCGCGCGGTTGAAGGCGGCGAGTGCCGCGGGTCGGTTCGGGTACATCGGCTCGCCGGCGGCGGCCGCCTTGAGGTCGCGTCCGGCGCAGAACGTGCCCCCCGCACCGGTGAGCACGACGGCGAGCACGGCCGGATCGGCGTCGTGGGCGTCGAGCGCCGCACGCATCGCCGTACGGGTCTCGATGTTGAGCGCGTTGCGCACCTCGGGCCGGTTCAGCGTGACGACGCCGACCTCGCCGACCTTCTCGGTGATGACCACGGGCATGGGTTCGTCCTCCCTCTCCGACGCGCTCAGAGCGCGAACGAGTAGCCGCCGTTGACCGGCACGGTCTGCCCCGTCACCCAGGACGCCGCGTCCGAGGCGAGGAAGAGGACCATGTTGGCCGCGTCCTCGGGTTGGCCCGTCCGGCGGATCGCGTAGTGCGAGAGCAGCTTCTTGGCGGCCGCTTCGTCACCCAGCTGCTTCTCCGTGCGCGGCGTGACGGTGGCCGCCAACGAGACGCAGTTGGCGGTGATGGCCCACCGGCCCAGGCTCGTGGCGAGCGACCGGGTGAACCCGGCCACCCCGGCCTTGGCGGCGGAGTACGACTCGCGGTTGGGCTCGCCGTACCGCCCGGCGTCGGAGATCATGTTGACGATCCGGCCGTACCCGTTCTCGATCATCGCGGGCACGACGTACCGCGTCGTGTTCAGCACGCCGTAGAGGTTCGTGCCGAGGTAGCCGTTCCACTCCTCGGGGCCCTGCTCCCAGAACCGCCGCGTCATCGCGTCCGTCGGGTTGGGTCCGGCGTTGCCGGCGTTGTTGACGAGGACGTCGATCCGGCCGAGCTCGCCGAGGACCCCCTCGATCTGTTCCTTCACGGCGTCGTGGTCCGAGACGTCGCCCGAGACCGCGAGCCCGCGGGCGCCCCGCTCCTCGACCTCGGCCACCACGGCCTCGGCGCGCTCCCGGCGGAAGTCGTTGACCACCACGGTGCCCGCCCCGTGCTCGGCGAGGTGGAGCGCGACGCGTCGCCCCACACCCTGTCCCGCACCGGTGATGTAGGCCGTCCGGCCCTGGATGTCCAGCAGATCCGACATGGTTCCCCTTTTCCTTGCTAACCGTTCAGGAAGTAAGTTAGCGTCACGACTCCACCCCGACAAGAGGACGGCCTGATGGACCACCAGCTGACGACCGAGCAGACCGAGCTGCGCGCCGCGATCCGGCGCTACCTGGCGAAGGAGGTCGCGCCCCTCGTGGAGGAGCACGAGCGCGCGCAGACGTTCCCCTACGAGGTGCTGGAGGGGCTCGCACCGTTCGGCTACCTCGGCGGCTACCTGCCGGAGGAGCACGGCGGCCTGGGCATCAGCCGGGTGACCTGGGCGATGATGATGGAGGAGCTCGCCTACTGCTGGCCGTCGCTGCGCACCATCGTGAGCATCACCAACGGCCCGATCGAGCGGCTGGCGCAGGTCGGCACGCCCGAGCAGAAGGAGACCTACCTCGCTCCCCTGCTCGAGGGCCGGGCGAAGGTCTTCAACGGCATCTCCGAGCCGGGCGCCGGCTCGGACGTCTCGTCCGTGGCCACGCGGGCCGAGCTCGTCGGGGACGAGTGGGTGCTGACCGGCCAGAAGCTCTGGATCACCGGCGGCCTCTTCGGCGACTGGGGCACCGTGCTGGCCCGCACCTACAGCCCGACCTGCGACGGCGCGCTGTCCACCTTCCTCGTCGACCGGCGGGCGACCCCGTTCGCGGTGTCGAAGGTCGAGACGATGGTGCTCCGCTCGACCGGCACGTCGGAGATGGCGTTCGACGGCTTGCACATCCCCCGGGAGAACCTCCTCGGCGAGGAGGGCACCGCCCTCAAGGGCACGCTCGCCTTCATCGGGGCCGCCCGCATCAACGTGGCGATGGGCGCGGTCGGCGCGGCGCAGCGCGCCTACGAGCTCGCGGTGGACTACGCGAAGACGCGCCACCAGTTCGGCAAGCCCATCGGCTCGTTCCAGCTGATCCAGCAGAAGATCGTCGAGATGCGGATGAAGGTCGACGCCGCCCGGGCGCTCTGCTACTCCGCGGCCGCGGCCCTCGACCGCGGCGAGCTGGCGAAGGTCGAGACGTCGATCGCCAAGCTGTACGCGACGCAGGCCGCCCACGAGGTGGCGGACGCGGCGCTCGCCGTCCACGGCGGTATCGGCTACGCGACGGAGTACCCCATCGAGCGGCTGTTCCGCGACACCCGCGGCGGCAGCATCCCCGAGGGCACCCCGGAGATCCAGACCCTCATCGTCGGCCGCGAGCTGCTCGGCATCTCGGCGCTGCGCTGACCGCCGACGGCCCCTCAGGAGGAAGAAGCATGACCACCACCGATCTCACCCGCCTGTTCACCCCGCGCTCGGTCGCCGTCGTCGGCGCCTCGGAGCGCCCCGGCAGCATCGCGCGTCGCGTCGTGGAGAACCTCGCCGACCACTCGTCGCTCGACGGCGACCTCCACCTGGTCAACCCGAGCCGCACGGAGGTGCTCGGCCGCCCCTGCGTGCCGAACGCCGCCGCCCTCCCGTCCGGCGTGGACGTCGCCGTCGTCGTGATCCCGGCCGCGGGCGTCGTGACCGCGGTGCAGGAGTGCGCCGACGCCGGCATCCCGTTCGCGGTCATCCTCACGTCCGGCTTCGGCGAGGAGGGCGAGGAGGGCGCAGCCCAGCAGCGCGCGCTCACCCGCATCGCGGCCGAGACCGGCATCCGGATCGTCGGACCGAACTGCCCCGGCCTCACCAACGTCCGCGACCGGATCGGCATGACGTTCTCCCCGTCGTACCCGGTGGACCTCACCGCGGGGCCCGTCGGTCTCGCGACGCAGGGCGGCGGCCTGGGCCGCACCGTCCTGCAGGCGGCCGAGCGCGGGCTGGGGACCGGCCTGTGGGCGTCGCTGGGCAACGCGGCCGACCTCGACGTCCCCGACGTCGTCGCCCACTTCGCCGACGACCCCGCCATCTCGACCATCGCCGTGCTCCTCGAGGGCATCCCCGACGGCCCGGCGTTCCTCGCCGCGGTCCGGCGGGCGGCGGAGCACGACAAGCCGGTCGTGGCGCTCAAGATCGGCCGCTCCGACTACGGCGTCCGCGCGATCGCCTCGCACACGGCGTCCATGGCCGGCGAGGCGGTCGTGAACTCGGCGGTGTTCGCCCAGACGGGCGTCGTCGAGGTCGACGACATCGACGAGCTGGCCGACGTCACGTCGCTCCTGACCCGACGCCGCCCCCCGGCGGACGCCGGGGTGGCGATCTGGGGCATGTCGGGTGGGGCGGTGTCC
This Nocardioides alkalitolerans DNA region includes the following protein-coding sequences:
- a CDS encoding NAD(P)-binding domain-containing protein, coding for MLSRQPRSVAVIGFGAMGTPMAGRLSSHGHAVVAVDPSPEARSRAAGLGIQGFADVAAAPRCDLVLVLVENGTQLLDCVASAIGARDVAGEVWVLCATVGPQAARAAAAVLEEAGARVLDAPVLGGVHGADSGSLRFLVGGDGGVLAEVADVLGVLGAVAPVGPQPGDGQATKIVNQLCSSIHLAAAAEAIALATRLGLDPSLTAAALRGGSGASQLFDDRSHRMAAPEDHPEVLTRLAILAKDNRLVAAEAEAHGAHVPLLQAAGRQYARAAELDLLEADDSRIIQTYLA
- a CDS encoding LysR substrate-binding domain-containing protein, producing the protein MELRDLEAFDAVADELHFGRAAARLFVAQPSLSSRIGQLERELGLQLFDRSTRSVTLTDAGRRLVVHARQVLRQAADLKDTAASIVAGEEGYVRLGFLGAASQQALSLLTNAVRREHPGIELRLQSQVYVDTALDLLRAGDLDLAFVRAPVTGPGLAFRVVEAEQVLCALPQDHRLATRESLRMRDLQHESFVGMPFARSVMRATVTSMCLAAGFAPRFAQTAPDPGTVMALVAGGAGVTITLSSMRSVQSTGIVYKAIDDVEPRHMFTALAWRADDDAPALGRVLATSESVLPTTELSPFGITASDLGLGH
- a CDS encoding crotonase/enoyl-CoA hydratase family protein: MPVVITEKVGEVGVVTLNRPEVRNALNIETRTAMRAALDAHDADPAVLAVVLTGAGGTFCAGRDLKAAAAGEPMYPNRPAALAAFNRATIGKPVIAAVEGWVLAGGFELALSCDLIVAGEGARFGLPEVARNLVAIGGGLVRLPRRMPYHVAMEMALTGEHRTAEELARWGIVSRVVPTGEARAAAIALGEVLAANGPSAVRATKEIIRASYDSVPEHQAFDAQLAVAEPALSSPDGAEGIRAFNEKRPPVWTDR
- a CDS encoding SDR family NAD(P)-dependent oxidoreductase gives rise to the protein MSDLLDIQGRTAYITGAGQGVGRRVALHLAEHGAGTVVVNDFRRERAEAVVAEVEERGARGLAVSGDVSDHDAVKEQIEGVLGELGRIDVLVNNAGNAGPNPTDAMTRRFWEQGPEEWNGYLGTNLYGVLNTTRYVVPAMIENGYGRIVNMISDAGRYGEPNRESYSAAKAGVAGFTRSLATSLGRWAITANCVSLAATVTPRTEKQLGDEAAAKKLLSHYAIRRTGQPEDAANMVLFLASDAASWVTGQTVPVNGGYSFAL
- a CDS encoding acyl-CoA dehydrogenase family protein — protein: MDHQLTTEQTELRAAIRRYLAKEVAPLVEEHERAQTFPYEVLEGLAPFGYLGGYLPEEHGGLGISRVTWAMMMEELAYCWPSLRTIVSITNGPIERLAQVGTPEQKETYLAPLLEGRAKVFNGISEPGAGSDVSSVATRAELVGDEWVLTGQKLWITGGLFGDWGTVLARTYSPTCDGALSTFLVDRRATPFAVSKVETMVLRSTGTSEMAFDGLHIPRENLLGEEGTALKGTLAFIGAARINVAMGAVGAAQRAYELAVDYAKTRHQFGKPIGSFQLIQQKIVEMRMKVDAARALCYSAAAALDRGELAKVETSIAKLYATQAAHEVADAALAVHGGIGYATEYPIERLFRDTRGGSIPEGTPEIQTLIVGRELLGISALR